TTGGTGGCTGTCACCCGAAACTTCCATTGAGTTTTTTTGAAGAAGCAATTGCACGTATTAAAAAAACATACTCGGATATTGTTGTAAAAGCATTTACCGCAGTTGAAATTGCACATTTTGCAGAACTGGAAAATATTTCAACACAGGAAGTATTAGAGCGATTAAAAGCTGCTGGGCTTGAAGCAATGCCGGGTGGCGGTGCAGAAATTTTTGCACCTGAAGTACGTGAAAAAATTTGTCCGCGTAAAGCTACCGGTGATGAGTGGCTTTCTGTGGCGCGCGAAGCACATAATCTGGGTATTACCTCAAACTGTACCATGCTCTTCGGTCATCTGGAGTCTATTGAAGACCGGCTTGACCATCTGGATAAGCTCCGAAAACTTCAAGATGAAACAAACGGATTCTCGTGTTTTATCCCGCTTCCTTTCCTTACTGAAAACAGCATGCTTGAGTTGCCGGAAGAGCGTAAAGGTAAACACACCGGTCTGGATAAATTACGGACTATCGCAGTTTCCCGCCTGATGCTGGATAACATTCCGCATATTAAATCGTACTGGGTGATGCTGGGCGTTAAGCTTGCACAGGCTGCATTGCATTTTGGTGCAGATGATCTGGACGGAACTATTGTAGAAGAAAAAATCGGTCACGATGCCGGTGCACAGTCAGATCAGGCTATGACTATCCCGCAGCTGGAAGAGATGATTACTCGCTCCGGTTTTAATCCGGTACGTCGTAACAGTTTCTTCAAGCCCGTAATTGTAGAGAATCAGGAGGCGTAGCCGTGTTTGTTCATAGTCCTTTTCATGAAAACGACGCCGTAATTGAAATTTCTAAAAAAGTTCTTCGCGGCAAACGCATCGATAAAGGCGAAGCAAATGTTCTGTATAGTGAAGCAAGCTTGCATACTCTTGCATATCTTGCCAATCAGGTACGCTTTGCAAAACATCCTGAACGTATTGTGACATATGTTGCGGATCGCAATATTAACTATTCCAACATTTGTAGCTGCGCATGCCGCTTCTGTGCTTTCTTTGTTGCACCGGATAAAGCAGAGACTGATGGCGGGTACGTCATCTCTAAAGAAGAACTTGGGCAAAAAATTGAAGAAACCATAGCTCTTGGTGGAACACAGATTCTTATGCAGGGTGGGCATCATCCTGACCTGACAATGGAATTTTATGAAGACATGATTCTATGGATTAAAACAACGTACCCATCAATTCATGTGCATGCATTTTCTCCACCTGAGATTGTGTTCTTTGCCGAAAATGAAAATTTACTTGTTAAGGATGTTATTGCACGACTGCGTGCTGCCGGTCTTGATTCTATACCGGGCGGCGGCGCTGAAATTCTTGTGGATGATGTCCGCAAACGTGTTTCCCCTAACAAATGTAGTGCAACCCGCTGGCTTGCTGTGATGGAAGAGGCACACTATCAGGGGCTGAATACAACAGCGACCATGATGTTCGGACACGAAGAGACGTTGGAAGATCGTATTGAACATTTGTTTGCCGTGCGTGAAGTACAGGATAGAACAAACGGTTTTACAGCATTCATTCCTTGGACATTCCAGCCGGGTAATACCAATATTTCTTGCAGACCAGAGCCGAGCTCCGGCTATCTGCGCGTACTCGCCATGTCCCGTATTGTGCTTGATAACATCGACAATATCCAAGCTTCATGGGTGACTATGGGACCTGAGATTGCACAGCTTTCCCTTTCTTACGGTGCAAACGATTTTGGTTCTTTGATGATAGAAGAGAATGTTGTTGCGGCGGCAGGAACCTCTTTCCGTCTTACACGCGATGAAATTCATTCCATTGTTGAAGCTGCTGGATTTACTCCGAAACAGCGGACAATGGATTATTCTCTCATTGAAGGTAAGGAAGCCTAGTCTGTGCAGGAATCCAAAAAAGTACGGGTCGGGCGCATTCGATACCTGAATGTACTGCCTATCTATCATCCTTTGGAATCCGGTCAGCTTGGAGAAAATTTTGAGCTGGTCTACGGTACTCCCGCAGAACTTAATGAGCAGATGGAAGCCGGAAATCTGGATGTGTCTTCCTGTTCATCTTTTGAATATGCGCGGCATCCAGAAAAGTACTTTTTGCTACCTGACATTGCGATAGGCAGCGCCGGGCCTGTTATGAGCGTGCTGCTGATAAGTCAGAAGCCTATTTCAGAGTTGGATGGGGAAGAAATTCTCACCACAGCGCAGTCGCATACCTCTGCCGCACTGTTACGGATGTTATTCCGTGATTGTTTAAAGCAGGATGTTTCGTACAAAACAGGCTCTGTATCTGACTATATAGATAAGGGCGATTTACCCGTTGCTGCACTATGTATTGGTGACGAAGCCTTGCGGCTTGCAAACGACGAGCGTTACCCGTACCGGCTTGATTTAGGTGAAGCATGGCGAGAGTGGACTGGACTCCCTTTTATTTTCGGGGTGTGGATTGTCTCTCGAAAATCTGTTGAGTCTGGTTGTTTTTCGCAGAATCCTGTTGAGTTGTTTGCAAATGCTAAACAATGGGGACGAGACAATATCGAATACGTTATCCGTCTCGCAGAAAAAGCAGGATATATGGGGAGCGATGGGCTTACTCAATATTTCAATAGCTTAGTGTATGATCTTGGTGAGGAAGAGCAGAAAGGCTTACGTTTGTTTATGAAACGACTTGCTGAGGCTGGAGAAATACCGTTCGCTCCTGAGCTTGAATTTTATTCCCATACATGCTGATTTTACTATCACTTACTAATGATGAAGGGCTGTCCTACATATAGGACAGCCCTTTTTTCTGGGTAAATACTGGGAGGGGCTATTTTAACGGGATTCGTATTTCGGTGCGTAACTCTGCTTCCGCAGTAACTGACGGGCAGTTGAGGTAGACTTCGAGCGGTGGATGGTTTGTAAGCTCTTCGCCTGAATCTGGCAGCCAGTGCCCTAAAATAGCGGTAAATGTTTGTGGCATGGTAGCATATGAACCTTTATGGATGCAGCATGCGTAGCGTCCACCGTGAATTACATATTTGCGTGCCTCACCTGCAACAACAAAGTTTTCCGGTATAGCCATGCAAGCATCATAGCGCAATTTTTCTTGTGGGGTTGTTCGCGGGTCATCATAACTAACCCCGACTACAGGTCTGTATGTTCCGTAAAGTCCGTTTGCTCTTGACCATTTGTGTAAGGTTTTGAATGCGTTTTTGCAGTTAGCGTAGGGACCTGTATGTCTCACTGCTGCAACAGTGATTGGAGTACAATTTTTTATAGTTACGGTAAGATCAGAGGTGGGGAGCGTTGTGGTATTCATAAGTTTTCCTCCAGATAACGTATTATACTGTGGCTGTAGTTTTCTAAACTTGAGTGGTGGAAAGTCGAAGCGTTTTTTGAAAGCACGGGAAAATCCTTCTTGCGATTCGTACCCTGCTTCTAAAGCGATATTCATGATCGATTTGTCAGTGAGCAGTAGTTGGCGTGCTGCCCGTTGCAGGCATAATCTACGTTGATATTCCTTTACACCTTCACCGACCATACCGGTGAAAATTGAATGGAAATAGAGTGTAGAATAGCCGCACTGCTCGGCAAGCATCTCAAGTGTCACAGGGGTATCGAGGTGTTCTTCGATGTACCGCTGTACTTGTTCGATTCGTTTCCGGATATGTACTTTTTTGGCGTTCATGTTGATGTCTTTACCACAACGCGGATTGTATTTCTTGATCGTTTTTTAGAAATTTAAATAAAAAATGCGGGCAGAAAGTGAATTCAGCCCGCAATAAAAAATACTACTTTCTAAACCCGTGTAAAAAGCCTGCATCATAAAGTTTTGAAAAATGTTCTTTGTTGTCCTCTCCGGGGAGAACAAGGAAAACGGTTTGGCGGTTCAGATTATGTTCTGCAACCACGTCGCAAAGTTCGCCGATGGTTGAACGGATAATCTTTTGCTCAGCCCATCCAACGCGGTAGGCTATGACAACCACTACGTCATCCTCAAGTCCTCCGGCGCGTAGTTCTTCAACAAGGCGCTCCGGGTGGGCAGCTGAAAGGTACACAGCCATTGCACAGCGGTGCTTTGCCATATCGCGTAGCTTTTCTGTTTCAGGTACTGGAGTTCGCCCTTCAAGTCTTGTGATTATTACGGATTGTGATTGTTCTGGCACAGTGAGAGGGGCAGCGGAGGCAGCGGCTGCCGCAAAGCTTGCTGTAACACCGGGGATAGTGCCGTAGCCGATTTGCTCTTTATCCAGCAAGTGCATCTGTTCTCGTATGGCACCGTAAAGGCTTGGGTCGCCAGTATGAACACGCGCAACCGTACCGCCGTTGCGGACAGTCTCAACGATTGCTGCATGTGTTTCTTCGAGATTCATAGGAGCAGAGTCCATAACGGTTGCTGACTCTTTTGCACCTTCAATGATGACAGGGGGAACAAGCGAACCTGCGTAGAGTACGAGATCTGCTTCTGCAATCATGCGGGCACCTTTTACTGTTATGAGCTCAGGGTCACCGGGGCCTGCACCGATGAACCATACAGGTGCGGTGTTCCATTCAGGACGTGTGGTTGTCATATCTATTCCGTATCGTTTTATTTTTCAGTGTGGTTGCCTGATGCAGGCTTGTGTGCGCTGATTATAAAAATGGGGTTCATACTGTCCAGCCGGACATCTCCTGCCAAAGGATGTGACGTAGCGGACTGAATGAGTGTCACCGCATATTCCCATCCAAGAGCCTTGAAGTGATTTTTGGCAATCTCAAGGCTTGAGAGTAAGGTACAGTTGGCAACAATAATTCCGTTTTGTCGAAGCCTGTCGCAAAGCGGTTCAAGTAGTGTGCTGTCTGAACCAAGTCCGCCACCGATAAAAATTCTGTCGGGTGTCGGGAGGTCGTCGAGGTTCTTTTGCGCGTCGCCATGTCGCACGTCAACATTGACTGCCCCGAATCGGGCACGGTTTTGACGAATCAAATCTATCCGTTCGCTCTTACGCTCAATTGCATACACCGCTCCTTTTGAAAGAAGATGTGCAGCTTCGATGCTGACAGAACCACTTCCTGCACCGATGTCCCACATAGTATGCTGTGGCTTCAGTTCAAGGAGACCAATGGACACTGAGCGTACTGGGCGCTTTGTGATTAAGTTTCGTTCCGTAGTAAGTTCTGTGTCAGGAATACCTATGCGCAGGGCATGCGGAGGCTGTCCGATGCGTTCAAGAAACACTGCATTCAGCTTGGAAAAACTGCGGTTGCTTGCTTCTTCAAGAGAGCAGGTTGAAACGACTTCGTTTTCGGTTCCCATATCTTCAAAAATGCTCATGCGGAACCAGCTTACGCCTCTATCTAGAAGCTTTTGGGCGATAACAGCAGGTATGTTGATGTTGTCTGTGAGCACCGTAATGTAGTCATATTGCATCACAGACGTATATAAAGGGACGTAGTTATTACGCCCGTGCAACGATACCATATGCATGTGCTGCCACGACACTTTGGCTTTGCTGGCAATTGCCTGCACTGTAGCGGTGTTCGGGTGGATAATAACGTTTTCAGATCCAAATTCTTTGATAATTCTGTCACCTATACCAAAAAAGAGCGGGTCGCCATCTGCAATGACTACTACTTTTTTACGTGCATGGTAGCTGGATGCCATAGCTTCGAAGACGCTGCTCAACGGGGCAGTGATAGCGATGGATTCTGTGTCGGGGGTAGCGTATGCCGCAAGCTGTCGTTTGCCGCCTACCAGTACGTCGGCATCTGTAATGAGTTGTTTGTGAGCTTCAGGGAGTATATCCGGGTCAATTCCAAGACCGACAATATGAATAGCCATACTATCTCCAGCAGGTTTCAGGTCGCAATAGGTGTGCATTAAACAATGGTAAGAAGTGAGCCGTCAAAATCGAAAAGATACACTGTTATCTTTACATTGTTTTTTGCCCAATGCTGTGCTTTGTCTCGTGCGATGGTGGCTACGTGATGCAATGCAGCATCTTTTTTGGGGTCGTTACTGATAATATCAAGAACTTGTCGTGCGGTGTTCGCATTAATTATTTCTGGTAACAGAGTTTTGTTGATACCAGCTTCTTGGCACCATGCAGCAAGAGTCACGAAATCTATAGGGGCTGTTTTAGCGTGGGTATACGCATGGCCTTGTGCCAGCTTGACGAGTTTTCCGAAAAAACATGACCACGCTGCACACTTGAATCCTTTTTCTGCCGCAGATTCTAAAGAGAACTGGGCAAAGTCTGCTGCTTGTACAAAGGCAAGCTCTTTCCAGTCTGGCAGTGCTTCCATGAGGAGTCGTTCGCTCCGCCTGCCTGTGGAAAAGCCGATGCACTCAGCACCCGCTGCAAGGGCTACATCCATACCTTGCAGCACGGTCGCTTTCCATGAACTGTGGCTGTATGGCTTCACAGTCCCACGGGTTCCTAAAATGGAAATACCACCAAGAATCCCAAGTCTGGAGTTCATAGTATGCTTAGCCTGCTCTTCGCCTTTGGGAACAACAATGCGTACCTTGACTCCTCCGGCATATCCAGCTGCTGCACATGCTTCGCGAACTGCTGCCTTAATTTGCTCTTGCGGTTCGGGGTTGATTGCAGGGTTGCCTGCTGGCACAGGAAGTCCGGGAAGCGTTACCTTGCCAACTCCTTTTCCGCCTTCAAGAATGATTTCAGTACGATCTGGTAGAAGCGATACGTGGGCTTCAATGTGTAAGCCGTGTGTTGCATCAGGGTCGTCGCCGCCATCTTTTATAACACTGCCAACAGCTCCATATTCAGTAAGAATAACGGAGTGGACAGGAATAATTTTTCGATTGTTAGGCTCATCTGTAGCTCCGTTTTCAGGTAAAAACGGAGGGAGAGCTATTTCTAGTGATGTTACCGTTTGTTGCATAAGCAGCAAACGGAGTGCTGCACCAGCTGCCGCCGATGCTGATGAACCAGTGGTGTAACCTTCGCGTAGTCTCTTTTCAGCCATCTACGATGTATACTGCTGAGAGCGTTATATTGCAAAAAGTAGTTTGCTCTCATTATGAATGATTGGTGAATCTATAGATAAAGCTGATACGAAGCTTGTATTGTGATGGGTATTATCGATTTGATAAAAAAAATGAGGGTGATAATTTATACGGTATGAATGCGCTTAATAACCTGATTCCATGCTTTTTTCAAAAAACTGCCGTTATTGTTTGTGTACGAATTATCCTTGGGGGATTGTTTGTATATGCCGGAGCAGGAAAGCTTTGGGATATTCGAGGGTTTGCGCTTATCATCGAAGAATTCGGTTTAGTTCCGCTTGCGTTACTGCCGTATGTTGCGGTGGGGCTACCTGTCCTAGAAATTGTGGCAGGTATCGGTCTCATTTTTAATGTACGTGGGAGTCTTCTGGCAATTACTGCCATGACGATAGCGTTTCTGGGCGTGCTTGGATACGCTATTTATGAGGGCTTAGCGATTGCGGACTGCGGGTGCTTTGCTGCTGGTGAAGTACCAGCTGGATATGATGATGGCAGTGCTTTGAAGGAAGCATTCATTCGTGATGTAGGATTGTTACTGGCTTGTTGTTTTCTTTTTGTG
The nucleotide sequence above comes from Halodesulfovibrio sp.. Encoded proteins:
- the mqnE gene encoding aminofutalosine synthase MqnE, with amino-acid sequence MLDADYYTRLGLGSVFEKVMNGERLSIEDGKKLFDCEDINALGALAHHVRTRMHGDSTYYVLNRHVNYTNVCVNACLFCAYQKEKDEQEGAFCLTVDDIIAKLDPKDGLPYDEVHIVGGCHPKLPLSFFEEAIARIKKTYSDIVVKAFTAVEIAHFAELENISTQEVLERLKAAGLEAMPGGGAEIFAPEVREKICPRKATGDEWLSVAREAHNLGITSNCTMLFGHLESIEDRLDHLDKLRKLQDETNGFSCFIPLPFLTENSMLELPEERKGKHTGLDKLRTIAVSRLMLDNIPHIKSYWVMLGVKLAQAALHFGADDLDGTIVEEKIGHDAGAQSDQAMTIPQLEEMITRSGFNPVRRNSFFKPVIVENQEA
- the mqnC gene encoding cyclic dehypoxanthinyl futalosine synthase, producing the protein MFVHSPFHENDAVIEISKKVLRGKRIDKGEANVLYSEASLHTLAYLANQVRFAKHPERIVTYVADRNINYSNICSCACRFCAFFVAPDKAETDGGYVISKEELGQKIEETIALGGTQILMQGGHHPDLTMEFYEDMILWIKTTYPSIHVHAFSPPEIVFFAENENLLVKDVIARLRAAGLDSIPGGGAEILVDDVRKRVSPNKCSATRWLAVMEEAHYQGLNTTATMMFGHEETLEDRIEHLFAVREVQDRTNGFTAFIPWTFQPGNTNISCRPEPSSGYLRVLAMSRIVLDNIDNIQASWVTMGPEIAQLSLSYGANDFGSLMIEENVVAAAGTSFRLTRDEIHSIVEAAGFTPKQRTMDYSLIEGKEA
- a CDS encoding menaquinone biosynthesis protein, encoding MQESKKVRVGRIRYLNVLPIYHPLESGQLGENFELVYGTPAELNEQMEAGNLDVSSCSSFEYARHPEKYFLLPDIAIGSAGPVMSVLLISQKPISELDGEEILTTAQSHTSAALLRMLFRDCLKQDVSYKTGSVSDYIDKGDLPVAALCIGDEALRLANDERYPYRLDLGEAWREWTGLPFIFGVWIVSRKSVESGCFSQNPVELFANAKQWGRDNIEYVIRLAEKAGYMGSDGLTQYFNSLVYDLGEEEQKGLRLFMKRLAEAGEIPFAPELEFYSHTC
- a CDS encoding AraC family transcriptional regulator, translated to MNAKKVHIRKRIEQVQRYIEEHLDTPVTLEMLAEQCGYSTLYFHSIFTGMVGEGVKEYQRRLCLQRAARQLLLTDKSIMNIALEAGYESQEGFSRAFKKRFDFPPLKFRKLQPQYNTLSGGKLMNTTTLPTSDLTVTIKNCTPITVAAVRHTGPYANCKNAFKTLHKWSRANGLYGTYRPVVGVSYDDPRTTPQEKLRYDACMAIPENFVVAGEARKYVIHGGRYACCIHKGSYATMPQTFTAILGHWLPDSGEELTNHPPLEVYLNCPSVTAEAELRTEIRIPLK
- the cobM gene encoding precorrin-4 C(11)-methyltransferase; the encoded protein is MTTTRPEWNTAPVWFIGAGPGDPELITVKGARMIAEADLVLYAGSLVPPVIIEGAKESATVMDSAPMNLEETHAAIVETVRNGGTVARVHTGDPSLYGAIREQMHLLDKEQIGYGTIPGVTASFAAAAASAAPLTVPEQSQSVIITRLEGRTPVPETEKLRDMAKHRCAMAVYLSAAHPERLVEELRAGGLEDDVVVVIAYRVGWAEQKIIRSTIGELCDVVAEHNLNRQTVFLVLPGEDNKEHFSKLYDAGFLHGFRK
- the cbiE gene encoding precorrin-6y C5,15-methyltransferase (decarboxylating) subunit CbiE — protein: MAIHIVGLGIDPDILPEAHKQLITDADVLVGGKRQLAAYATPDTESIAITAPLSSVFEAMASSYHARKKVVVIADGDPLFFGIGDRIIKEFGSENVIIHPNTATVQAIASKAKVSWQHMHMVSLHGRNNYVPLYTSVMQYDYITVLTDNINIPAVIAQKLLDRGVSWFRMSIFEDMGTENEVVSTCSLEEASNRSFSKLNAVFLERIGQPPHALRIGIPDTELTTERNLITKRPVRSVSIGLLELKPQHTMWDIGAGSGSVSIEAAHLLSKGAVYAIERKSERIDLIRQNRARFGAVNVDVRHGDAQKNLDDLPTPDRIFIGGGLGSDSTLLEPLCDRLRQNGIIVANCTLLSSLEIAKNHFKALGWEYAVTLIQSATSHPLAGDVRLDSMNPIFIISAHKPASGNHTEK
- the cbiD gene encoding cobalt-precorrin-5B (C(1))-methyltransferase CbiD yields the protein MAEKRLREGYTTGSSASAAAGAALRLLLMQQTVTSLEIALPPFLPENGATDEPNNRKIIPVHSVILTEYGAVGSVIKDGGDDPDATHGLHIEAHVSLLPDRTEIILEGGKGVGKVTLPGLPVPAGNPAINPEPQEQIKAAVREACAAAGYAGGVKVRIVVPKGEEQAKHTMNSRLGILGGISILGTRGTVKPYSHSSWKATVLQGMDVALAAGAECIGFSTGRRSERLLMEALPDWKELAFVQAADFAQFSLESAAEKGFKCAAWSCFFGKLVKLAQGHAYTHAKTAPIDFVTLAAWCQEAGINKTLLPEIINANTARQVLDIISNDPKKDAALHHVATIARDKAQHWAKNNVKITVYLFDFDGSLLTIV
- a CDS encoding MauE/DoxX family redox-associated membrane protein; amino-acid sequence: MNALNNLIPCFFQKTAVIVCVRIILGGLFVYAGAGKLWDIRGFALIIEEFGLVPLALLPYVAVGLPVLEIVAGIGLIFNVRGSLLAITAMTIAFLGVLGYAIYEGLAIADCGCFAAGEVPAGYDDGSALKEAFIRDVGLLLACCFLFVTSKQKKQTTIVS